One genomic region from Bacillota bacterium encodes:
- a CDS encoding DUF1850 domain-containing protein — MSRAGAAPGTSGMRPGPFRLLARAAMAVVAALAASGTAVGPAAGQALPEGEGTAGARGAPGGAALCLQVRVYPAGHALFEVGLEEPEFAVTFRHSVEKTLVVERFLVRQGAGGFTLYRTEYLSFGAGLPTDGKLELQPQGPVVVMALERSIPRLVFRVSRMTEHSLEAGGYWLDLSGAVPDGTAVELVAFDCKAAVLSCGSEDGGSVDGQQHN, encoded by the coding sequence GTGAGCAGGGCCGGGGCGGCTCCTGGCACGTCAGGCATGCGCCCCGGCCCTTTCAGGTTACTCGCTCGGGCCGCGATGGCCGTGGTCGCGGCGCTCGCCGCCTCGGGGACCGCGGTTGGGCCGGCGGCGGGCCAGGCGCTGCCGGAGGGGGAGGGGACGGCGGGCGCACGGGGCGCGCCGGGTGGTGCCGCGCTCTGCCTGCAGGTGAGGGTCTATCCTGCCGGGCATGCCCTGTTCGAGGTGGGCCTCGAGGAGCCTGAGTTCGCGGTGACGTTCCGCCATTCCGTGGAGAAGACCCTGGTCGTGGAGCGCTTTCTCGTACGGCAGGGGGCGGGGGGGTTTACGCTTTACCGCACCGAGTATCTCTCGTTCGGCGCGGGACTTCCAACGGATGGCAAACTTGAGTTGCAGCCGCAGGGGCCGGTTGTGGTGATGGCCCTCGAACGGTCCATCCCGAGGCTCGTCTTCAGGGTGAGCCGGATGACGGAGCACTCGCTGGAGGCGGGCGGGTACTGGCTTGACCTGAGCGGAGCGGTGCCCGACGGGACGGCCGTTGAGTTGGTGGCTTTCGACTGCAAGGCCGCAGTCCTGTCCTGCGGCAGCGAGGACGGGGGTAGCGTAGATGGCCAGCAGCACAACTGA
- a CDS encoding TAXI family TRAP transporter solute-binding subunit — MKAARFFGPVGLVALLVLALAGGVQAAQFVTIATGGTAGVYYPLGGALAEIFNQSVPGVNASVQATGASVANVNFLAQGQVELAFIQNDIAYYAANGIEMFDGRKVERLRGVATLYPEVVQLVALKQANIRSVADLKGKRVAVGDIGSGTELNARQILAAAGLTYKDLQARYLSFAEASANLRDGHIDAAFVTAGIPTAAIQDIAVQKDVVIVPITGEISAQLEARYPFYTQVVVPAGTYRGHAQDVTTVAVKAMLVARADLPEDLVYNLTRALFANLPRLAQAHARGKDIGEKTAKDGMSIPLHPGAERFYQELGR, encoded by the coding sequence ATGAAAGCAGCAAGGTTTTTCGGACCGGTCGGGCTTGTGGCGTTACTGGTCTTGGCGTTGGCCGGCGGCGTGCAGGCTGCACAGTTTGTAACGATTGCTACGGGCGGGACGGCGGGCGTTTATTACCCGCTGGGCGGTGCCCTGGCGGAGATCTTCAACCAGAGCGTGCCCGGGGTCAACGCCTCGGTGCAGGCCACGGGGGCCTCGGTGGCCAACGTGAACTTCCTGGCTCAGGGCCAGGTGGAGCTCGCCTTCATTCAAAACGACATCGCCTATTACGCCGCCAACGGGATTGAGATGTTCGACGGGCGCAAGGTGGAGAGGCTGCGGGGCGTTGCCACGCTGTATCCCGAGGTCGTCCAGCTTGTGGCTCTCAAGCAGGCCAACATCCGCTCGGTGGCCGACTTGAAGGGCAAGCGGGTGGCGGTGGGTGACATCGGGAGCGGCACGGAGCTCAACGCCCGGCAGATCCTCGCGGCCGCTGGCCTGACGTACAAGGATCTTCAGGCCCGGTACCTTTCCTTCGCCGAGGCGTCCGCCAATTTGCGTGACGGGCACATCGACGCGGCGTTCGTGACCGCGGGGATTCCCACCGCGGCCATCCAGGACATCGCCGTCCAGAAGGACGTCGTGATCGTTCCCATCACGGGAGAGATATCGGCCCAGTTGGAGGCTCGCTACCCCTTCTACACCCAGGTCGTGGTGCCGGCTGGCACGTACCGCGGCCATGCGCAGGACGTCACGACCGTGGCCGTCAAGGCCATGCTGGTGGCCCGGGCGGACCTGCCGGAGGACCTGGTCTACAACCTCACCCGGGCGCTCTTCGCCAACTTGCCGCGGCTGGCGCAGGCCCACGCTAGGGGCAAGGACATAGGCGAGAAGACCGCGAAAGACGGCATGTCCATCCCGCTTCACCCGGGGGCGGAACGATTCTATCAGGAGCTGGGCAGGTAA
- a CDS encoding TRAP transporter permease, with translation MASSTTDRPENGGGPPDQVNVEELMARFDIESGYRRLAGAAGRLVALLAIAFSVFQLYTAAFGVFEARIQRAVHLAFGMSLVFLLFPARRRRESRIAWWDLALAVVAAGVSLYLVIFYEQIVMRAGLPTRADLLVATAAVLLVLEATRRVAGLPIVIIAAAFVVYALVGRSMPGFLAHRGFSLSQVANHLYFTTEGIFGIPLGVSSTFIFLFILFGAFVGKTGLGRFFIDLANAVAGFAAGGPAKVAVITSALEGTISGSSVANTVGSGSFTIPMMKRLGYRPEFAAAVEAAASTGGQIMPPIMGAAAFLMAEFTGIPYIEVAKAAVIPAILYFSGIFIAVHYEARRLGLKGIPRDQLPGLWSVLRSRGHLFLPLVGIIWLLVEGSTPMKAAFYGILLAVGAATIHPSTRMNWREIVEALEQGARSALGVVMATAAAGIIIGVVTLTGLGLKLASGLVDLAQGNLLLTMLAAMVTSLVLGMGVPTTANYVITSTIAAPALLRLGVPLLSAHMFVFYYGVVADITPPVALAAYAGSGIAGSNPMKTGVTGTRLAIGAFLVPYMFVFSPVLLMQDVTVWRAVHVLATSLAGMFGVAVALGGYMRTSLAVWARVLLAAGGVMMIDPGLVTDLAGGTMLATVAALQWWKGRPAKGLAGVSARS, from the coding sequence ATGGCCAGCAGCACAACTGACCGCCCGGAGAATGGGGGTGGGCCGCCGGACCAGGTTAACGTCGAGGAGTTGATGGCCCGATTTGACATCGAGTCGGGCTACCGGCGGCTCGCGGGCGCGGCGGGGCGGCTGGTGGCGCTTCTGGCCATCGCCTTTTCCGTCTTCCAGCTTTACACGGCCGCGTTCGGGGTGTTCGAGGCGCGCATCCAGCGCGCGGTCCACCTTGCCTTTGGGATGAGCCTGGTGTTTCTGCTGTTTCCTGCCCGGCGCCGCCGGGAGTCCCGGATTGCGTGGTGGGATCTGGCGCTCGCGGTGGTGGCGGCGGGCGTATCACTGTACCTCGTGATCTTCTACGAGCAGATCGTCATGCGGGCGGGACTGCCGACGCGCGCCGACCTTCTGGTGGCGACGGCGGCGGTGCTGCTGGTGCTGGAGGCCACGCGCCGGGTGGCGGGGCTGCCCATCGTCATCATCGCGGCCGCCTTCGTCGTGTACGCGCTGGTGGGGCGGAGCATGCCGGGCTTCCTGGCCCACCGCGGCTTTTCGCTCTCCCAGGTGGCCAACCACCTTTACTTCACCACGGAGGGCATCTTCGGGATCCCGCTGGGCGTCTCGTCCACGTTCATCTTCCTGTTCATCCTGTTTGGCGCGTTTGTGGGAAAGACCGGGCTCGGCCGCTTCTTCATCGACCTGGCGAACGCGGTGGCAGGTTTCGCGGCCGGCGGGCCGGCGAAAGTGGCGGTCATCACCAGCGCCCTGGAGGGCACCATCTCGGGCAGCTCGGTGGCCAACACGGTGGGGTCGGGGAGCTTCACCATTCCCATGATGAAGCGGCTGGGCTACCGGCCGGAGTTCGCTGCGGCCGTGGAGGCGGCGGCCTCGACCGGCGGCCAGATCATGCCGCCCATCATGGGAGCGGCGGCCTTCCTCATGGCGGAGTTCACCGGCATTCCGTACATCGAGGTGGCGAAGGCCGCGGTGATCCCCGCCATCCTGTACTTCAGCGGCATCTTCATCGCCGTGCACTACGAGGCCAGGCGCCTGGGGCTGAAGGGAATCCCGAGGGATCAGCTACCGGGGCTGTGGAGCGTCCTGAGGAGCCGTGGCCACCTGTTCTTGCCGCTGGTCGGCATCATCTGGCTGCTGGTCGAGGGCAGCACGCCCATGAAGGCGGCCTTCTACGGCATCCTGCTGGCGGTCGGGGCCGCCACGATCCACCCGTCGACACGCATGAATTGGCGGGAGATCGTGGAAGCCCTGGAACAGGGCGCCCGCAGCGCCCTCGGGGTGGTCATGGCGACGGCGGCGGCGGGGATCATCATCGGGGTCGTCACGCTGACGGGCCTGGGGCTCAAGCTGGCGAGCGGATTGGTGGATCTGGCGCAGGGCAACCTGCTGTTGACGATGCTGGCGGCGATGGTCACCTCCCTGGTGCTGGGGATGGGCGTGCCCACCACGGCCAACTACGTCATCACGTCCACCATCGCGGCACCGGCGCTGTTGCGGCTGGGCGTGCCGCTCCTTTCGGCGCACATGTTCGTCTTCTACTACGGCGTCGTCGCGGACATCACGCCCCCGGTGGCGCTGGCGGCCTACGCGGGCTCGGGCATCGCCGGGAGCAACCCCATGAAAACGGGGGTCACCGGGACGCGGCTGGCCATCGGAGCGTTTCTGGTGCCGTACATGTTCGTCTTTTCGCCGGTGCTTCTGATGCAGGATGTCACGGTGTGGCGGGCCGTGCACGTGCTGGCCACGTCCCTGGCCGGCATGTTCGGCGTGGCCGTAGCGCTCGGCGGCTACATGCGCACTTCGCTTGCCGTCTGGGCACGGGTGCTTCTGGCCGCAGGAGGGGTCATGATGATCGACCCCGGCCTCGTAACCGATCTGGCAGGAGGGACGATGCTGGCCACCGTCGCCGCGCTTCAGTGGTGGAAGGGCCGTCCCGCCAAAGGCCTGGCCGGGGTGTCGGCCCGGAGTTGA